A single region of the Candidatus Dadabacteria bacterium genome encodes:
- a CDS encoding alanine racemase, which translates to MKNIDPAYVDSLVQRYGSPLFLVSAETLENNVRAFKRMFREKYPNTEVAYAYKANYLSGILKIIHQEGAWAEVASGFEYDIARKLGVPGSSIIFNGPGKTKKDLLIAVSQGTLINADNEDEIRLLGEIAGELKRPVDIGIRINADVGINQKIDRFGFNLETGEAFRMAELCEATGALNVICLHLHLTSYIVETGGEGEYTPAQNIRLIWPKNAGMYEIAVKKISRLAKRAEKELGVKIKYIDLGGGFPSIKDLGAYVNKVTEPLIHEFGEDGPVLLLEPGRAIVKDAVFLITTVLASRKLQGGKRAVTTDAGTNSLPTSYWSSQEIRPLRPSGKKLRDTIIYGPLCLQTDIIAKTLVNELEQGDKIVVENVGAYNIPQGSPFIYPRPCVVMLQDATARVIRRAETIDDVLELEEVTDT; encoded by the coding sequence ATGAAAAATATCGATCCGGCATACGTTGACAGCCTCGTTCAAAGATACGGAAGCCCTTTGTTTCTGGTATCCGCCGAAACACTCGAAAACAACGTCAGAGCATTCAAAAGGATGTTCCGCGAAAAATACCCGAACACCGAAGTCGCCTACGCATACAAGGCGAATTATCTGTCCGGGATTCTAAAGATAATCCACCAAGAGGGAGCTTGGGCCGAGGTCGCCTCCGGATTTGAATACGATATAGCTAGAAAACTGGGGGTTCCGGGCAGTTCAATAATTTTTAACGGCCCCGGCAAAACCAAAAAGGATCTACTCATCGCGGTTTCGCAGGGAACGCTGATAAACGCTGATAACGAAGATGAAATCAGGCTGCTTGGCGAAATCGCGGGCGAACTCAAAAGACCCGTGGACATCGGAATCAGAATCAACGCGGACGTAGGAATAAATCAGAAAATTGACCGCTTCGGCTTTAATCTTGAAACCGGGGAGGCGTTTAGAATGGCGGAACTATGCGAAGCGACGGGGGCTCTTAACGTCATCTGCCTTCACCTGCACCTAACAAGCTACATAGTTGAGACAGGCGGAGAGGGAGAATATACACCAGCCCAAAACATAAGGCTTATCTGGCCCAAAAACGCCGGCATGTATGAGATCGCCGTCAAAAAAATTTCAAGACTGGCAAAAAGAGCAGAAAAAGAGCTTGGCGTCAAAATAAAATATATCGATCTTGGAGGAGGATTTCCCTCGATAAAAGACCTGGGCGCATACGTAAACAAGGTTACGGAACCCCTAATTCACGAATTCGGAGAAGATGGTCCCGTTTTGCTTCTGGAACCCGGAAGGGCCATTGTAAAAGATGCGGTTTTCCTTATAACGACCGTTTTGGCTTCAAGAAAGCTTCAAGGCGGGAAGAGGGCAGTAACAACCGATGCCGGAACAAACAGCCTTCCCACTTCGTACTGGAGTTCCCAAGAGATAAGACCGCTTAGACCTTCCGGAAAAAAGCTAAGAGATACAATAATATACGGTCCTCTATGTCTTCAAACGGATATCATTGCCAAAACACTCGTAAACGAACTGGAACAGGGAGATAAAATCGTTGTGGAGAACGTGGGAGCATACAACATTCCTCAGGGAAGCCCCTTTATTTACCCGAGACCGTGCGTCGTTATGCTCCAAGACGCCACGGCACGGGTGATCAGAAGGGCCGAAACGATTGATGATGTCTTGGAACTCGAAGAAGTGACGGATACTTGA